The following nucleotide sequence is from Euleptes europaea isolate rEulEur1 chromosome 3, rEulEur1.hap1, whole genome shotgun sequence.
catcatacgtgaccttcagatctcggcgggccggtggcgCAGGACGGACGGGAGGTGCGGGGACCGCGGGTGGGCCTGGTGGCTTTCCGTCCGCGGGATCCACAGGTGGGGcctgaaccttcaggtcgtccaaggcttgggccatgtccagcatcactgcgtTCATGGCCTCCATCCGTTCCTGTAACTCCTGGTGCTCtttctgccagcgctgccgctcctcatccatctggtgaagcagtagGGCTTCCTTGCGGGcaggatcgtcctcgaaccccaacccgtgaactacagtccgtcttgactgcacATCGCTCTGCGGGAGCaaccaatgccggggagattccagccaggtctccaagcgggtgggcttggactttgcacccaaacccgatcctgagtcggctccactgggcgccttcccagtcgacttcccttccgaaggggccaagTCGGGCTGCTTGGGCACAGCGTCGTCCTTCTTGTCgtcgtcatccccgttgcctgccatctGTCCAaaaacggtacaggagcaggataaCGAGGCAAAGgacttgtaacttaatgtgagggttcccaaccttcctgggcaaactccataaaatcacttgctcagactgtcatgcagaaacaaggatctttattggaagcttcaggtagtataGGCCCGACACTGGTAAAGTTACAAGTGcttacagattcacaaagacagcatTATAACCCCTTCAGGGAAACAGATGCCAagcgtatgttatgggaagcaataactgtgcatggtacaaacatcaaagacttcagggagcttgttagtactatctgcCCTCCAAGGCCATGGCCGATGGAAGGGAGTCAGCGAAAGCAAGGGCgggggacgtgggaagagggagagacattccaacctgggcctgtcagacgccgcgcctgaaccaaggaaagacaagaggcctggactgcttttacgagtccaggcaggggggggggggaaaccatacAAGGCACAGGCCTTACCTAAGGCAAAgccgtacagaccctcacaattaTTGATGTAACTGGATTTTCAGAATATTGCTAAATATAATTATcattcaataataataaaaaatagtagATAGGGATTGACTCAGTtaaggaaaccacggccctcagtttgcaagacctgagcaaagctgttaatgataggaactccctgccccaggatgtggtgatggctgccagctcggaaggttttaagaggggagtggacatattcatggagaagagggctgtccatggcttctagtcaaaatgaatactagtcatgatgcatactgatTCTCTGCAgtctcagagcagcatgcctattatatgaggtgctgtgggacacaggcaggataatgctgctgcagtcatcttgcttgtgggcttcctggaggcacctggttggccactgtgtgaacagactgctgggcttgatgggcctgggtctgatccagcatgccttttcttatgtccttacagGCCGTtgtggaggtaattaattcatatgtgtgtgtgtgtgtgtgtgtgtgtgtgtgtgtgtgtgtgtgtgtgtgtgtgaagtgccgtcaagttacttccaactcctggtgaccctatgaatcaaagtcctccaaaaggtcctatctttgacagccttgctcagatcttgcagattgagggctgtggctttattgagtccatccatctcttgttgggtcttcctcttttcctgctgccctcaacttttcctagcatgactgtcttttccagtgaatcttgtcttcatagggtcaccataattcatagggtcaccataaggtggaagcaacttgatggtgcttaaaacacacacattaaagaaacaaaaattggATTTTCTGACTATTACAATAAAATAGGAATCAGTTAACAGTAGTCCTGATGGGGCTGCTTGGaggaaatcctggaagagaatatCTGTAATCTGCCGTGAGTGATCTGTCCGAGTGATGGGAGCAATATGAGCTTCTTGGATATCCATGGACAGATGCATTTCTATGCATGTCAGTAAAACCTCTAAGAAGAGTGCACAAGGAGTCAGACACAAACTGTGTACCACTTACGACAAACACACACAAGGTGGCAGCAGATGGCACAGAAGCTGAGAATCATTCCTGGATGGTGCATCCGTTTTTTCGGGGCTTGGTTCTCTGGTGCTTCAGGCAAGAGCcagcctggagaactgggtttgattccccactcctccacatgagcggcagaggctaatctggtgaacggctGCCCTTGCCATATTCTGACGCAGAAGATCGTCCTCCTGGGTGTATGTATGGGGTTTTGAAGTTATAAGACAATGAGTTAGCCAAGAAGGTGCACCCTTTTGAAGTGGGACAGTTAGCTATTCTTAGGAGGTGATTTTAAAATCCTATAGATTTGGGAAGTTAAACTGATTGAGAGCTTCTTCTCAAAGGGGCACCTTGCTTGTGACCTGCTTATCTTTGGGGTAAGAAAACTCTAGCATATCCGTGGTTCGGAGCTTTGCCTCCTCTCGATCGAGGAGTGCCGTGTCCTTGCTAGACATGGCTGCATCACTGGACCTCTGCTGCCTAATGGGTCCAAAGCCAGAGAGCCACACCAACCCCCCAGGAATACCCTGGTGGTGCAGAGACTCATGCTATCCCTCTGAGCACATTTCACCTGCGCAAATGGCTTGTAATCCGTGATTAAAAACAGATACCAGGCTGTGTGAAACTGGGGGTTCGTTTTTCTGCTCCTGTCCCCCACCCCGTGGCCCCACCACCTCCTAAGGAGCAAAGAGAGAATTTTGCTCTTTACTGAATACTTAGTGTACCCCACTGTTCTGGGAACCGAGAGTGTGAAACTGCCTTCTcagcagccacaaaatgagagGCTCGTACTGTTATATCGGGGGGAGTTGTGAAATTGGTGATGTTCCCTTACTGCATTGTATAGTAAGTTTAACATGATCCTTTAAGGGAAGCGCCTTTGCTTTAATCTGACTTTTCCCTTGTTCTGTTGGTTGCTGCCTGTGCCTGGTTATAGCCTAGCAGGCCTTGCCTGTGTTCTGATCAAGTTCTGTTCTGTGATTACACCTAGATTTGACTTGCATAGCATCTGCACAGAAAGTGGATCCCAGAAACCCCTGGTTGGTGCTGTGCCTAtcctggatcatagaatcatagaatgatagtgtttagcctgaagaggagaaggctgagaggggatatgataaccaccttcaagcaCTTTAAGGgatgtcatagagaggagggtgccgagttgttttctcttgccccagaaggtcggaccagaaccaacaggttgaaattaaatcaaaagagtttccatctagacattaggaagaaatttctgttagagcggttcttcagtggaacaagcttcctcaggaggtgttgagcactccttctctggaggtttttaagaagaggttggatggccatctgtcagcaatgctaattcaaTGAttgtaggcagatgatgagagggagggcatcttggccatcttctggacatggagtgggggtcactgggggtttagaggggaggtggttgtgggtttccttcattgtgcagggggttggactagatgaccctggtggtcccttccaattctatgattctatgtgttggaagggaccatacaggccacctagtccaaccccctgctcaacacaGGATCAGccgaaagcatccctgacaagtgttcatccaaccacTGGATCTTTTTCAGCTTTCCCAAAACCCTGATCAAAATCTGAGCATAAAAAGCATATAATGACAGGGCTGTGTTTTAATATCGCCTCCATTCATAACCTTTCCGGCATTCCCCCCAAGTGACATCACACGGAGAAACACACAAATACGATGCATTGAGCTTTTATTTGACTGACCGTCCTTTAGCATTTGGttgtgaaaagggaaaaaaaagacatCAGAATGTGCAAGTATTTGGAAAGGAGGCGATCATACCACCCCCTTCCTGAAATCTGATCTACCAGTTTGCAAGCAGATGGAAGGGGACTCCCACAGAGTCCTGCCAGCATCACAAAATGTGTTGTAACGTTAAGACTGGACCACCAGGCTTTATATTCCTGTCACTTCTCAATACGTTATGACTTGATCACACGGCGTGACACTCTTGCCAGTTCTTATGGAAGCATGGCTACCCAGAGAGGGTTGCAAAGGTATATTTTACTAAGCTATAGAGTTCATGCGGATCAATGATTATGTGGCATTAAAAATGTAACAAGCAAGAAATGCTTTCCCGTTCTCCCTCTCCAGGGCTACGCAGGCTGGAGATAGGTCATCTAATTTGGGGCCAAATGAGGCACAGCTTCCTTATTCTCATTGTCTGCAGTGGCAGAACCTGTGagcagagcgggggggggggggctttgttgcTTTTGCAGGGAATGCAAGCCCAGCTATCCTACCACaatcagggtgggggggacctcaCTGATGGGAAAGTGCGTCGGAAGCTTTTGGGACTAGTAACAAGAGCTGTGGAAAAGATCGATCGTCTTCTCATACAGAGGAGCAAGTTGTAGCTCCAGGTCTCTCAGAGAGTACTCAGTGACCGCAGGTGGAAGTGTGTAGTTGTTACTTGCAAGGATGCCCCAAGACCACCTGTTGGCACCAgtcacacagcaggctgcagCCCACAGGTGGCTGGGGTAATTGACTCTGCCCCCTGCTATGTACGTGATCCCTGGCACCGCTCCCACCAGGGCGTAGATTTTAGTGCACTTGTACTGAGCTTGCTTCTGCTCCATCGTCTTGGTCTCGTACGCCACCCAGGGCTCTTGGTTGAGTTTGTTGTACTGCGGGACGATGTTGGTCAGGGTGCAAGTGGCGGTTTTGCTGGCCTCGTCAAACTGATGGACCATGGGGTTCAAGTGTCCTCTGTCCACATAATAAGGGGCACCCCCATAGTCAGAATCAATGGCCTGGTTTTGGCTGAGTTCGTCCTTAGGAATACTGCAGTCTTTCTCGCTTATCATGTTACTGTCAAAGTCGCTGTTCACAAGCTGTGGAGGGATAAGAAACGGTGTTAGCTGCTCTCAGATTAGAGACTCCACTGGACTGTGTAAGAAAGAAGCTAGCATAACAGCTGGGCTGGCTCAAACGTATtgtggaaatgaatttaacttagcaaatattcaaggatttgaattaatttgaatgTACAGGTTTCTTTAAGCATGTTATTATTAGTCTTTAAATGTTGAAGTATATGATATAATCCTAGGATGAAGAAtgatttaaattagaaaatatatgcaaagggaagtactaagagtataaatggatagaggaggatggtggggaagtcaatatttttcttttttcttttctttttttagcaaTGTTTATATCTTTTTTAATCAATATAACGCATACTGTtttgatattattaaaaaaataataaaaatttttaaaaaaggaatactGCAATCTTTCTTGCTTATCATGTTACTATCAAAGTCGCTGTTCACAAGCTGTGGAGGGATAAGAAACGGTGTTAGATGCTCTCAGATTAGAGACTCCACTGGACTTTGTAAGAAAGAAGCTAGCATAACATCTGGGCTGGCTCAAAAGGCATGCTGGCCTTGGGAGGGTTTTTCCACGGAGAGAAGCTTCCTTTGGGTTATCGTTTTGGCTACGGGAGCTGGCAGTAAGATCATATGCGATCAGTTTGGGTTTGCCAGTAGTAGCACAGCTAGTTAATTGTTTTAAGATCCTTTTTTATGGCCTGTGTTGGAATGAGAGTTTGcttttttcttactctctctgtAATCAATAAATTCTGTTGGTTTATTTGAGCAAGGGGGCGAGGCAAGTTTGTGCGTGGCTCTTACCCTCCCCAAAACAAACTTCAGGGCTGGAGTAGTAAAACTTGAGTCCTCTCTGTTTTGTCTACAGAGGCAGGAAATCTATACAGACTGAAACAAGGTTCTTTGAGTCCAGCCTGTGGGGCTCAGCCCGCGGTGGGAACCTCCAAAACGTTCCCTCTGCTCGCTAGTTCTTCAGGGATTTTGTTGCTGTAGCAACCCCTGAGAACTTCCCAGTATATTTTCTCCTTTCAACTCAAAACCTTCAGGGACAGAATTGCCAGGCCTGCCCCTGGAAATCCTGGGGGCTTCGGGGGGGGGTGAGGAATGGAGAGGGAGAGCATTGCAAAATGTGGCAATGTTGATTCCCGATAGAAACTGGGAAGTGAAATCACCATATTGACAACACTCTAGGAATGCCTccgatctctatggtaaagaccacagacaTTCTCTAtggggggattcctagagagTCATGCAACATGGTGTTTCACTTCCAAATTCTCAACAtaatttcccccattccctcccctGGCCACTCCACTGACTGAGCATAGGGCTTGTGGAGCCCTGGTAAGAGTTTGCCTACCATCTATGGCcaattggcaactctattctggAGGAATGAGTTGTTTTATCTTTTTGTATGCTACTGCACTGTTtggaagaagaacataagaacataagaaaggccctgctggatcagacgaaggcccatcaagtccagcagtctgttcacacagtggccaaccaggggcctctaggaagccacaaacaagacaactgcagcagcactgtcctgcctgggttacacagcacctaatataataggcatgctcctctgatactaaagagaataggtatgcagcatgactactatccattttatctaatagccatgaatacccctttcctccaggaacatgtccactcccctcttaaagccttccaagttggcagccatcaccacatcctggctcagggagttccccaatttaactatgcgttgtgtgaaaaaatacttccttttatctgttttgaatctgtcaccttccagcttcaacggatgacctcgtgttctagtattatgggagagggagaaaaacttctccctgtccactttctccaaaccatgcataattttatagacctctgtcatgtctcccctcagccgccttctttccaagctaaacagccctaagcgccttaaccgctccccatagcacagttgctccagtcccctaatcattttggaaGGGTAGAAATATTGAAACAAAACAGTGAAATGCATAAAAAACACTGAATGGGTAATACCGCCTTACTGTGCTTCATCAGGAAGGaaggtggtatggtatagcccaatcccatcagacctcagaaggtaagcagggttgggacTTGGGTGGGAAACTGTCAAGGAAGAATcagcacaggaaggcaatggcaaacctcctctgcttctcacttgccttgttgGCCCCTTGTCGTGGCCGCGTTAAATTGTTTCCCCCTTGAAGGCGCTTACATACACGATAGGCAGGTCTGATGTTCTGGGCTCAAGCACCTGAGAAGACCTCTTACCTGTGGCTCTACCATCCATTCCCGAAGTGCGCGACCTGGTGAAGGTCTATAAACATAAGCAGAGTATGCCGGAATGCGATTTGTTTTGTCGTACATTGTGGCGAAGTAATAGTTGTTCTCGTACTTCTGGCAAATCCTGGCTGGATCAGATGGCTCCAGAGCATCATCGGGGACTGTATTATCCAAGAAGAAGGAAAGGCAACTACTAAAAGAGGTCACCACCTCGTTGTTCCCAGGAGTCAGAGAGGATGCCAAAATGAGGAGAAGGGCGGGCAGCAACATCCTTAGGCTGGTTCTTAAAAGAGAAAGACGTGATGGAGCAGTGTAGATAAAATCCTAAGTTCATAGTCTCACATCCAAATTGAATTTTCAAACTTAAAGCCCTTGACTGAAAACATGACATCTTGGAGTCATTGATAATATGTAGATAACGACACATATCATAGCAAAAACCAAAAATCACATTCTCCCATCAATGCTAAAACTGTGTGGAATGAGCATTTTATATATTtacgtatttatttaaaacttttttgcCCCCTTTCTACCttatgggaactcaaggtggcttacaatgtgtaataaaatacaataaaacacataaaaaccaCGAGTTAAAATCAATCACTTAAAGGTGCcggtaggcagaagaactaatcCAGTGCCATTATGAATAAAAATGTCTTCGGCTTCGTCCTAAAGATTGAGAACAAGGGGGCCAGGAGCatttccctggggaggttgttccataattgtggggctgccacggaAAAGGCCCTGTCCTGTGTATCCACCAGACAAGCATCTTTGGTCAATGGGTAAGTCAAGAAGGACCTCTCTCTGTGATCTTAGTTCCTGGGCAGGAGAAAGACCATGAAAAAAGGTGTAGATAAAATCATAAATGCATATTttcacagcccccctccccaaactgtattTTCAAACTTAAAACTCTTGATTGAATATATGGCATCCTGGAGTCACTGATAATGTGTAGATAACAGCAGAACCAAACGAAAAACCACTTATcaaaacaaagtaaaaaacaacaacactctcctatcaacgaagaagaagaggaagaagaagaggaggaggaggaggagttggtttttatatgctgattttcactaccttttaaggagaatcaaaccattttacgattgccttcccttcctctccccaaaaccgaCACCTTGTGCAATAGGTGGGGCTAggagacttcagagagaactgtgagtggccaaaggtcacacagcaggcttcatgtggaggagtggggaacccaacccggttctccagattagagtccgctgctcctaaccagcgtggtgtagtggttaagagtggtggtttggagctgtggattctgatctggagaaccgggttcgattccccactcctcctcatgagcagcggaggctaatctggtgaactggatttgtttccccactcctacacaccgtcagttgggtgactttgggctagtcacagctctctcagccccacctacctcacagggtgtctgttgtggggaggggaaggtaaggtgattgtaagcctgtttgattcttccttaagtggtagagaaagtcggcatataaaaacccaactctccttctcttctcttcaccacaccacgctggccccttGCAGTTGGAGAATAAAAGAAGAATTGCCGAAAATGGGAGTAGGGGAGTGGAAGCTCATGAGCATGCTCA
It contains:
- the LOC130474926 gene encoding endonuclease domain-containing 1 protein-like — its product is MLLPALLLILASSLTPGNNEVVTSFSSCLSFFLDNTVPDDALEPSDPARICQKYENNYYFATMYDKTNRIPAYSAYVYRPSPGRALREWMVEPQLVNSDFDSNMISEKDCSIPKDELSQNQAIDSDYGGAPYYVDRGHLNPMVHQFDEASKTATCTLTNIVPQYNKLNQEPWVAYETKTMEQKQAQYKCTKIYALVGAVPGITYIAGGRVNYPSHLWAAACCVTGANRWSWGILASNNYTLPPAVTEYSLRDLELQLAPLYEKTIDLFHSSCY